From a single Methanobrevibacter sp. genomic region:
- a CDS encoding NADH-quinone oxidoreductase subunit H produces the protein MYSNILTNPIVAVILTVLVCFVISTLLPGIERKYVHARIQQRIGPLVIAPGIMAPIKFMFKENIEVSSPVPKLYKVLPIICFIVVLCVFIALTPQAYKIPALASLVAIVGFLKVEEICYVLMGALSKSVMSVKMPFPDRVKGAVHLKAPLSFIEDISAKRSLRMITYGSFPLYLALFAPVTAARSIFLQDIVTFQQVHGPFLFTVAGGLAAIVFFIGYMIILNEYPFSIIKAKSDVIEGPYMEYAAKYRAIVVLTRGFFMFVLGAVFSVLFIGFPPSILSLGILVNIAVALIFVLLMGVFSAFAPVFTNKQLLPTILGTTLLGILAIVLGLL, from the coding sequence ATGTATTCAAATATACTTACAAATCCGATAGTTGCAGTAATTCTTACTGTACTTGTTTGTTTTGTAATTTCAACATTGCTTCCAGGTATTGAAAGAAAGTATGTTCATGCAAGGATTCAACAAAGGATTGGACCTCTTGTTATTGCTCCTGGAATAATGGCTCCAATTAAATTCATGTTTAAGGAAAATATTGAAGTTTCATCTCCAGTTCCAAAATTATACAAAGTATTGCCGATTATTTGTTTCATTGTGGTTTTATGTGTATTCATTGCATTAACTCCACAGGCTTACAAAATACCTGCACTTGCAAGCTTAGTTGCAATTGTTGGTTTTTTAAAAGTTGAAGAAATCTGTTATGTATTAATGGGGGCATTATCCAAATCTGTAATGTCTGTTAAAATGCCTTTCCCAGATCGTGTAAAAGGTGCAGTACATTTAAAAGCTCCATTATCATTCATTGAAGACATAAGTGCAAAAAGATCTTTAAGGATGATTACTTATGGATCATTCCCATTGTATTTGGCATTATTTGCTCCGGTAACTGCAGCTAGAAGTATTTTCTTGCAGGACATTGTAACTTTCCAACAAGTTCACGGACCTTTCTTGTTTACTGTAGCGGGAGGACTTGCAGCTATTGTATTCTTCATCGGTTATATGATTATATTAAATGAATATCCATTTTCAATTATCAAAGCTAAATCTGATGTTATTGAAGGGCCATACATGGAATATGCTGCAAAATACAGGGCTATTGTTGTTTTAACCAGAGGATTCTTTATGTTTGTTCTTGGTGCAGTATTTTCAGTATTGTTCATCGGATTTCCACCAAGCATCTTGTCATTAGGAATTCTTGTCAACATTGCAGTTGCTTTAATATTTGTGTTATTGATGGGAGTATTCTCAGCATTTGCACCAGTATTTACAAACAAACAGTTATTGCCTACAATCTTAGGAACAACTTTACTTGGAATCTTGGCTATTGTGCTTGGATTATTATAG
- a CDS encoding nickel-dependent hydrogenase large subunit, translating into MDEKVPTNNSIETEIPMGTVHPAALEPYRVRFFVEDEIIQEAEITIGVNHRGIERIMEGLPVQKANALTEKICGICSNSHVWNSCRTAEIGLGIEIPKRAVYIRVIMGELERLHSHFLYLAHGCEVLAHETFSMRVFYLREIVMELLAMIGGNRVQYGCSVLGGVRPRCELDSNKLQRLKDDMDKIEEGLSGFADRFVADPIVLSRITGVGVLPQKQAIKLAVTGPSLRATGVARDLRTTMFEYDDFDYNVVTQPDCDVKSNLLMRVLESFESIKIIRQAIRDIPEGKLVNHDWEMVDTDGIVESYIEVPRGTLYHSYALETGRIRHCIIRTPSMSNIGAMQYACIGNHLTDGQLCIVQCDPCFTCTDRAIEVIRR; encoded by the coding sequence ATGGATGAAAAAGTACCGACAAATAATAGTATTGAAACAGAAATTCCAATGGGTACAGTTCACCCTGCTGCATTGGAGCCATATAGGGTAAGGTTTTTTGTAGAAGATGAAATCATTCAGGAAGCTGAAATTACTATTGGTGTTAATCATAGGGGAATAGAAAGAATCATGGAAGGTCTTCCTGTTCAAAAGGCTAATGCGCTTACTGAAAAAATTTGTGGAATTTGTTCCAATTCACATGTATGGAACTCATGCAGAACAGCAGAAATTGGTTTAGGTATTGAAATTCCAAAGAGAGCTGTATACATTCGTGTAATTATGGGGGAACTTGAAAGATTACATTCTCACTTCTTGTATTTAGCGCATGGTTGTGAAGTGCTTGCTCACGAAACATTTTCAATGAGAGTATTCTACTTAAGAGAAATCGTTATGGAATTACTCGCTATGATTGGGGGAAACAGAGTTCAATACGGTTGCTCTGTTTTAGGTGGAGTAAGACCAAGGTGTGAACTCGATTCAAATAAACTACAAAGACTCAAAGATGACATGGATAAAATCGAAGAAGGTTTGTCAGGTTTTGCTGACAGGTTTGTAGCAGATCCAATTGTATTGTCAAGGATTACTGGCGTGGGAGTATTGCCACAAAAACAAGCTATAAAATTAGCAGTAACAGGACCGTCCTTGAGAGCTACTGGTGTTGCAAGGGACTTGAGAACAACTATGTTTGAATATGATGACTTTGATTATAATGTAGTTACTCAACCTGACTGTGATGTAAAATCCAATTTATTGATGAGGGTTTTAGAGTCATTCGAATCAATAAAAATCATAAGACAAGCTATCAGGGATATTCCTGAAGGTAAATTAGTTAACCATGATTGGGAAATGGTTGACACTGATGGTATTGTTGAAAGTTATATTGAAGTTCCAAGGGGAACATTATATCATTCTTATGCATTGGAAACTGGTAGGATAAGACATTGTATCATAAGAACTCCGTCAATGTCAAACATCGGTGCAATGCAGTATGCATGTATCGGAAACCACTTGACTGATGGACAATTATGTATTGTACAATGTGACCCATGTTTCACATGTACTGACAGAGCAATTGAGGTAATTAGGAGATAG
- a CDS encoding NADH-quinone oxidoreductase subunit B family protein — MGIKSFSRARAIHVMLVYTGGCNGCDIEIVNSILSPRFDAEQYNVFLTWNPREADVLVVTGPVTHLNRKPLEAIYEAIPNPKLVVAAGSCALMGGVYKNCHGDIPSEEIEGPVENIIPVNAKVPGCAVRPQDVLAGVVSLLPTLLDAD, encoded by the coding sequence ATGGGAATTAAATCATTTTCAAGAGCAAGAGCAATTCACGTCATGTTAGTTTATACTGGTGGATGTAATGGATGCGATATTGAGATTGTTAATTCAATATTATCACCAAGATTTGATGCTGAACAATATAATGTGTTCTTAACTTGGAATCCACGTGAAGCTGATGTTTTGGTTGTAACCGGACCAGTTACACATTTAAATAGGAAACCATTAGAAGCAATCTATGAAGCTATTCCTAATCCTAAATTAGTAGTAGCTGCAGGAAGTTGTGCTTTAATGGGTGGAGTTTATAAGAATTGTCATGGAGATATTCCTTCAGAAGAGATTGAAGGACCAGTTGAAAATATCATACCTGTAAATGCAAAGGTTCCAGGTTGTGCTGTAAGGCCACAAGATGTTTTGGCTGGAGTTGTATCACTTTTACCTACATTATTAGATGCGGACTAG
- a CDS encoding 4Fe-4S binding protein: MRNLIRIALEGAFTNFKRIFFAADRVTDMDMRNQIATLSVKVDDRVDENACIGCSGCANVCPTGAVEMKPLAHPVKLTEGWTKDQVPEINLEKCVVCYYCHDFCPIFSLYGQKGAIHPTCVGDQEVNVSEFLDEPFKISDDKIKVIAQYLSDKTVLRNKEDGD; encoded by the coding sequence ATGAGAAATTTAATTAGAATAGCTTTAGAAGGAGCATTTACCAACTTTAAAAGAATCTTTTTTGCAGCTGATAGAGTTACAGATATGGATATGAGAAATCAAATCGCAACTCTTTCAGTTAAAGTAGATGATAGAGTTGATGAGAATGCATGTATTGGATGTTCTGGTTGTGCTAATGTATGTCCAACAGGTGCAGTTGAAATGAAACCATTAGCTCATCCAGTTAAATTGACTGAAGGTTGGACTAAAGATCAAGTGCCTGAAATTAATCTTGAAAAATGTGTCGTGTGTTACTATTGTCATGATTTCTGTCCAATATTCTCACTTTATGGGCAAAAAGGAGCAATTCATCCAACTTGCGTTGGTGATCAAGAAGTCAATGTTTCAGAATTCCTTGATGAACCATTTAAAATATCCGATGATAAGATTAAAGTTATTGCACAATATTTATCAGACAAAACTGTATTAAGAAATAAAGAGGATGGTGATTAG
- a CDS encoding 4Fe-4S binding protein gives MFLSTNTCDGKRECINQCPTKAIKFINGKAFSCLTCGKCYENCPNDAIFQNSYGGYVVDRAKCNGCGMCMYNCPTNNIIIEDGVVYGICSRCGVCHEVCPNRVDGYELEKDKQLNLIRSLQILNPPLKNVPHKKESETKLVTRSYFGTDLENCVLCGRCQEYCPTGAIHVKVDRDEGICTGCRLCEDVCPNNSMNKHQIVNKKSCTLCLNCMKACPHDAISVEDFAIVVNKLNQKPHGSYVSCLNCGLCADSCENESYKRVDGKLRYDPTADTENANHDVAISYCPVNTLTESDEMFIYDEVNDVELPTLAGFCVSCGKCVHVCNEDYARQFMTHSWDGKVSDDCISCGICVEMCQEDAITLNRGSISVDLDKCILCENCAVHCPVDAIPKSTMYKNEIKDGFNFIEQKLCMHCGLCYKTCSYDAIEKVDDCYVVNEENCTYCGACKNACPARAFLFERNFKDSIEGI, from the coding sequence ATGTTTTTATCAACTAATACATGTGACGGAAAAAGGGAATGTATTAATCAATGTCCTACAAAAGCTATTAAGTTTATCAATGGAAAAGCATTCAGTTGTCTTACTTGTGGAAAATGTTATGAAAACTGTCCGAATGATGCAATATTCCAAAATAGCTATGGTGGATATGTTGTAGACAGAGCCAAATGTAACGGCTGTGGAATGTGTATGTACAACTGTCCTACAAACAATATTATCATTGAAGATGGAGTTGTATACGGTATATGTTCCCGTTGTGGAGTTTGTCATGAAGTCTGTCCAAACCGTGTTGATGGATATGAACTTGAAAAAGACAAACAATTGAATTTAATCAGATCACTTCAAATTCTAAATCCTCCATTGAAAAATGTTCCTCATAAAAAAGAAAGTGAAACCAAACTGGTTACAAGAAGCTACTTTGGAACAGATTTGGAAAATTGTGTATTATGTGGAAGATGTCAGGAATATTGTCCGACAGGAGCGATTCATGTCAAAGTTGACAGGGATGAAGGAATTTGTACTGGATGCAGATTATGTGAGGATGTCTGTCCGAACAATTCAATGAACAAACATCAAATTGTCAATAAAAAATCCTGTACACTTTGTCTTAACTGTATGAAAGCTTGTCCTCATGATGCAATTTCTGTTGAGGACTTTGCTATTGTGGTTAACAAATTGAATCAAAAACCACATGGTTCCTATGTTTCATGTTTAAACTGTGGATTATGTGCGGATTCATGTGAAAATGAATCTTATAAAAGGGTCGATGGTAAATTAAGATATGATCCAACAGCAGATACAGAAAATGCAAACCATGATGTTGCAATTAGTTACTGTCCTGTAAATACATTGACTGAAAGCGATGAGATGTTCATCTATGATGAAGTAAATGATGTTGAATTGCCTACATTAGCAGGATTCTGTGTATCCTGTGGAAAATGTGTGCATGTTTGTAATGAAGACTATGCACGTCAGTTCATGACTCACTCATGGGATGGTAAAGTTTCAGATGATTGTATATCATGTGGAATCTGTGTTGAAATGTGTCAGGAGGATGCAATTACACTTAACAGAGGAAGTATTTCAGTTGACTTGGATAAATGTATATTATGTGAAAACTGTGCTGTACATTGTCCTGTTGATGCGATTCCTAAATCTACAATGTACAAAAATGAAATTAAAGATGGATTCAATTTCATTGAACAAAAATTATGTATGCATTGTGGCTTATGTTACAAAACTTGCTCATATGATGCAATTGAGAAAGTTGATGATTGTTATGTTGTCAATGAAGAGAATTGTACATATTGTGGTGCATGTAAGAACGCATGTCCTGCAAGAGCATTTTTATTCGAAAGAAATTTTAAAGATTCAATAGAGGGTATTTAA
- a CDS encoding energy-converting hydrogenase B subunit J: MMLSLGPIIFGLILGVIIGSQIKTNVGDSELTIASFVIIIIAGIIVAWQSGNYPFYTDLPISTAFISALIGIFVGKLLFARSK; this comes from the coding sequence ATGATGTTAAGTTTAGGACCAATTATATTCGGATTGATATTAGGTGTAATTATAGGATCTCAAATCAAAACAAATGTCGGAGATTCCGAGTTAACTATAGCATCATTTGTAATAATCATTATTGCAGGAATCATTGTAGCATGGCAATCTGGTAATTATCCATTTTACACAGATTTACCAATTTCAACTGCATTTATATCTGCTTTAATAGGAATTTTTGTAGGCAAACTACTATTTGCAAGGAGTAAATAA
- a CDS encoding cation:proton antiporter (subunit B of antiporter complex involved in resistance to high concentrations of Na+, K+, Li+ and/or alkali), translating to MSQGSMILKLVSLPISMILICLGIMTILGGHITPGGGFQGGAMIASGVILSILVYGLGNSPLEFSHTYIEVLESVGALGFIIFGLVGLFVGGFFLYNVGTDILNIVPSAIQTAFHYPDVTNAGIIPYLNIFVGLKVFVGLSAIVIAFAGFKKITEESE from the coding sequence GTCTCTTTACCAATCTCAATGATATTAATCTGTTTAGGTATTATGACTATTCTTGGTGGACACATAACTCCTGGTGGAGGTTTCCAAGGCGGTGCTATGATAGCAAGTGGAGTCATATTGTCTATTCTTGTATATGGATTAGGTAATTCTCCATTGGAATTCTCACATACATATATTGAAGTTCTTGAATCTGTTGGTGCATTAGGATTCATCATTTTCGGATTGGTCGGTTTATTTGTTGGTGGATTTTTCCTATACAATGTAGGTACAGACATATTGAATATCGTACCTTCAGCGATACAAACTGCATTCCACTACCCTGACGTTACCAATGCAGGTATTATTCCATACCTCAATATATTCGTGGGATTAAAAGTATTCGTAGGATTATCTGCAATTGTAATTGCATTTGCAGGATTTAAGAAAATTACAGAGGAGAGCGAATGA